In Methanosphaera sp. ISO3-F5, a genomic segment contains:
- a CDS encoding transposase → MLLGLNFDNSNPYTSLLEEIFNIIDSRRIQQIIASNGIKPLNKFNFTLKVIFISQFFNLKVSYIIDEINRKPEVKSFFNVKTVLSVSQVTELIGRFSAQTIEKTINTILRYLNRNNRVQSHTYLLDATPLDVDYNFDSKKISKKNLENKDPKWGHGTSIGFYIGFKGTFVLDYNTMMPVLFIIHPGSPHDSQIFPEILEQMKKHHLLHHNDKILADRGYYSYENYEIGLKKYHIQPLILTKSNFNIEKLNNALTCPLEYFRQNKKDKENKSKFIKLANSFCKNIIKRKRIKYVRSHIEDFFKFLKEGLNLKHFHKYTTESVKKTTLLTVLLASLIINQGYTTKTDLQMLSEGRII, encoded by the coding sequence ATGTTATTAGGTTTAAATTTCGATAATTCCAACCCATATACTAGTTTGTTAGAAGAAATATTTAATATTATTGATTCTAGAAGAATCCAACAAATAATAGCTTCAAATGGTATAAAACCATTGAATAAGTTTAATTTTACTTTAAAAGTTATATTTATTAGTCAATTTTTTAATTTAAAGGTTTCATACATCATTGATGAGATAAATAGGAAACCAGAAGTTAAATCTTTTTTTAATGTTAAAACTGTGTTATCAGTTTCTCAGGTTACAGAACTGATTGGACGTTTTTCTGCCCAAACAATAGAAAAAACTATCAATACAATACTCAGATATCTTAATAGAAATAATAGAGTTCAATCACATACTTATTTACTTGATGCAACTCCATTGGATGTTGATTATAATTTTGATAGTAAGAAGATTTCCAAGAAAAATCTTGAAAATAAAGATCCAAAATGGGGTCATGGAACAAGTATTGGCTTCTATATAGGCTTTAAAGGAACTTTTGTACTGGATTACAATACTATGATGCCTGTTTTATTCATAATACACCCAGGTTCACCCCACGACAGTCAAATATTCCCAGAAATACTAGAACAAATGAAAAAACACCACTTATTACACCACAATGATAAAATACTAGCTGATAGAGGATATTATAGTTATGAAAACTATGAAATAGGCTTAAAAAAATACCACATACAACCATTAATCCTCACTAAATCTAATTTCAACATAGAAAAACTAAACAACGCATTAACCTGTCCATTAGAATATTTCAGACAAAACAAAAAAGATAAAGAAAATAAAAGTAAATTCATAAAATTAGCAAACTCATTTTGTAAAAACATAATCAAAAGAAAAAGAATTAAATATGTAAGAAGCCATATCGAAGACTTTTTTAAATTCCTTAAAGAAGGACTAAATTTAAAACATTTCCACAAATATACAACAGAATCTGTTAAAAAAACAACATTACTAACTGTATTATTAGCATCCTTAATAATTAATCAAGGATACACAACAAAAACAGACTTACAAATGCTTTCTGAAGGACGAATAATCTAG